The following proteins are encoded in a genomic region of Herpetosiphonaceae bacterium:
- a CDS encoding MoxR family ATPase, whose product MSPTPMFRSIDELQSALAAHAYVADRSLATAVYLALKLGKPLLLEGEAGVGKTEIAKVLARLLDTRLIRLQCYEGLDVSTAVYEWNFPRQMLYLRAAELEGESKDRAIHDIFGPDFLLKRPLLQAIESSAEERPPVLLVDELDRADDEFEAFLLEVLSDFQISIPEIGTIAAARPPVVVLTSNRTREIHDALKRRCLYHWIDYPSIQKEIEIVHARVPGIDERLSRQVVAFVHELRKMDLYKLPGIAETLDWVAALTALDRTALDVETVDDTLGAILKYQDDIEAVRKRGLPALVEQAG is encoded by the coding sequence ATGTCCCCGACGCCAATGTTCAGATCGATCGACGAGCTGCAATCCGCGCTGGCCGCGCACGCCTATGTCGCCGATCGCTCGCTGGCGACCGCCGTTTATCTGGCGCTGAAGCTCGGCAAGCCGCTGCTGCTTGAGGGCGAGGCCGGTGTCGGGAAGACCGAGATCGCCAAGGTGCTGGCGCGGCTGCTCGACACGCGGCTGATTCGTCTCCAATGCTACGAGGGCCTCGATGTCTCGACGGCGGTCTATGAGTGGAATTTTCCTCGCCAGATGCTCTATCTGCGCGCCGCCGAGCTTGAGGGCGAGTCCAAAGATCGCGCGATCCACGATATTTTCGGCCCCGATTTTCTGCTCAAACGTCCGCTGCTTCAGGCGATCGAGAGCAGCGCGGAGGAGCGACCGCCGGTGCTGCTGGTCGACGAGCTTGATCGGGCCGACGATGAGTTTGAGGCGTTTCTGCTTGAGGTGCTGAGCGATTTTCAGATCTCAATCCCTGAGATCGGCACGATCGCCGCCGCGCGACCACCCGTGGTGGTGCTGACCTCCAACCGCACCCGCGAGATCCACGACGCGCTCAAGCGCCGCTGCCTCTATCACTGGATCGACTATCCCTCGATCCAGAAAGAGATCGAGATCGTCCACGCGCGCGTGCCCGGCATCGACGAGCGGCTGAGCCGTCAGGTAGTGGCCTTCGTTCACGAGCTGCGCAAGATGGACCTGTATAAGCTGCCGGGGATCGCCGAGACGCTCGACTGGGTGGCCGCGCTGACGGCGCTCGACCGTACGGCGCTGGATGTCGAGACGGTCGACGATACGCTCGGCGCGATCCTCAAGTATCAGGATGACATCGAGGCGGTGCGTAAGCGTGGCCTG
- a CDS encoding ATP-binding cassette domain-containing protein, with protein sequence MSIVLEHLTKRYEGHPVVNNTSLEIADGEFFVLLGPSGSGKSTVLRMIAGLTGIDHGRVLLNGRDVTHLPPQQRNVGFVFQQYALFRHMSVADNIEFALRIRKVAAAERRRKRDELLDLVGLAGLGNRMPHQLSGGQQQRVALARALAHQPAVLLLDEPFGALDAKIRTELRRTLRLIQRELGTTTIFVTHDQEEAFELADRLGVMNVGRLLEVGPPTELYQRPQTEFVATFLGTANLLLGECTPQGVCVGPLHFPLETEARQNGATQRVQVLFRPEDVTLTLADAPAIGATLGQAEIEQITFVGSFERLRLRLPPLPRVRPIAPAPPFGSDTILVDAARTQDQARSQPLQPGQQVWVGVRRIHALTHPGLNILIVADEAMDSSAALSVGGQLARLAHARTTLLGYGKHTATLQQQLQTAREQLGSGLPALDTLATVEPPAVAVARETERNPYDLVVLGVSAQQDIELSEQMLQVGEHHLLLVPRAQPTPTHLLICVASGEPGKEDVLFAGRLARHVGADATLLSVVPNDDSHDQARERAERFLAAGARTLATLGVSARTVIRAGQVRDEIIAEMRDGGHDLLVLGAPLSSRDRRGAFAGVVAQLLGQATEHPVLIVRSRYAAGTARVSYSRATMLEEAIR encoded by the coding sequence ATGTCAATTGTGCTTGAACATCTGACCAAGCGCTACGAAGGCCATCCAGTCGTCAACAACACCTCGCTGGAGATCGCCGACGGCGAGTTTTTCGTGCTGCTGGGGCCGAGCGGCAGCGGCAAAAGCACGGTGCTGCGGATGATTGCGGGCCTGACCGGGATCGACCACGGGCGGGTGCTGCTCAATGGCCGCGACGTGACCCATCTGCCGCCGCAGCAGCGCAACGTCGGCTTTGTCTTTCAGCAGTACGCCCTGTTCCGCCACATGTCGGTCGCCGACAACATCGAGTTTGCGCTGCGCATTCGCAAAGTTGCCGCCGCCGAGCGCCGCCGCAAGCGCGACGAGCTGCTGGATCTGGTGGGGCTGGCGGGATTGGGCAATCGCATGCCGCACCAGCTTTCGGGCGGCCAGCAGCAGCGTGTGGCGCTGGCCCGCGCGCTCGCGCATCAGCCAGCGGTGCTGCTGCTCGACGAGCCGTTTGGCGCGCTGGATGCCAAGATTCGCACGGAGCTGCGGCGGACGCTGCGGCTGATTCAGCGCGAGCTGGGCACGACCACGATCTTTGTGACCCACGATCAGGAGGAGGCGTTCGAGCTGGCCGATCGGCTGGGCGTGATGAACGTCGGTCGGCTGCTTGAGGTCGGGCCGCCAACCGAGCTGTACCAGCGGCCACAGACCGAGTTTGTCGCCACGTTTCTGGGCACGGCCAACCTGCTGCTCGGCGAGTGTACCCCGCAGGGCGTGTGTGTCGGGCCGCTGCATTTTCCGCTGGAAACCGAGGCGCGACAAAACGGTGCTACCCAGCGCGTGCAGGTGCTCTTCCGGCCCGAAGACGTAACGCTGACTCTGGCGGACGCTCCGGCTATCGGCGCGACGCTGGGCCAGGCTGAGATCGAGCAGATCACGTTCGTCGGCTCGTTCGAGCGGCTGCGGCTGCGGCTGCCACCGCTGCCCCGCGTTCGTCCGATCGCTCCGGCCCCGCCCTTTGGCAGCGACACGATCCTGGTCGACGCGGCGCGCACCCAGGATCAGGCGCGTAGTCAGCCGCTCCAACCCGGCCAGCAGGTCTGGGTCGGCGTGCGGCGGATTCACGCGCTGACGCATCCCGGCCTGAATATCCTGATCGTCGCCGATGAAGCGATGGACAGCTCGGCGGCGCTATCCGTCGGCGGTCAACTGGCGCGGCTGGCACACGCGCGCACGACGCTGCTGGGCTACGGCAAGCACACCGCGACGCTGCAACAGCAGCTTCAGACGGCCCGCGAGCAGCTTGGCAGCGGCCTGCCCGCGCTCGACACGCTTGCTACCGTCGAGCCGCCCGCGGTCGCGGTCGCGCGCGAAACCGAGCGCAACCCCTACGATCTGGTGGTGCTAGGCGTGTCAGCACAGCAGGACATCGAGCTATCGGAGCAGATGCTTCAGGTAGGAGAGCATCATCTGCTGCTGGTGCCCAGGGCGCAGCCAACGCCCACGCACCTGCTGATCTGTGTCGCCAGCGGCGAGCCCGGCAAAGAGGATGTGCTCTTTGCGGGACGGCTGGCGCGGCACGTGGGAGCCGACGCGACGCTGCTCTCGGTGGTGCCAAACGATGATTCGCACGATCAGGCGCGCGAGCGAGCCGAGCGCTTTCTGGCAGCCGGTGCGCGGACCCTGGCAACGCTCGGCGTGTCCGCGCGGACGGTGATTCGCGCCGGGCAGGTGCGCGACGAGATTATTGCCGAGATGCGCGACGGCGGCCATGACCTGCTGGTGCTGGGCGCGCCTCTGAGCAGCCGCGACAGGCGCGGCGCGTTCGCCGGAGTGGTCGCGCAGCTTCTGGGCCAGGCTACCGAGCATCCCGTGCTGATCGTCCGCTCGCGCTACGCCGCCGGCACGGCGCGCGTGAGCTACAGCCGTGCAACCATGCTAGAGGAGGCTATTCGATGA
- a CDS encoding sulfate ABC transporter substrate-binding protein: protein MNKCIALLILSLLLTGILAGCGAAPGSAASGAPASGKELTLTLGAYTTPREAYKKLIPIFQERWKQQTGQTVKFEESYLGSGAQSRAIVEGFEADIAALSLEADITRIADAGLITHDWKARKDNGIISTSIVAFAVREGNPKQIKDWADLAKPGVEVLTPNPKTSGGAMWNMLALYGAARRGFVQDVPKNDDAAATTFLKAVLKNVSVLDKGARESITNFEKGVGDIAITYENEVLVAQQSGEKMDLVIPRSTILIENPIALVDTYVDKHGTREVAEGFLEFLYSQEAQQVFAEYGLRSLDQQVAKATADRYPAVEDLWTVQEFGGWAKATPDFFGESGTYTRAIAEVQGQ from the coding sequence ATGAACAAGTGCATCGCACTTTTGATCCTGTCCTTGCTCCTGACCGGCATCCTGGCTGGTTGCGGCGCAGCGCCCGGCAGCGCGGCATCTGGCGCTCCCGCCAGCGGCAAAGAGCTAACGCTGACCCTGGGCGCGTACACCACGCCGCGCGAAGCATACAAAAAGCTGATCCCGATCTTTCAGGAGCGCTGGAAGCAGCAGACGGGCCAGACCGTCAAGTTCGAGGAGTCGTATCTTGGGTCGGGCGCGCAATCACGGGCGATCGTCGAGGGCTTCGAGGCCGATATTGCCGCGCTGTCGCTGGAGGCCGACATCACCCGTATCGCGGATGCTGGCCTGATCACGCACGACTGGAAGGCCAGAAAGGACAACGGCATCATCAGCACGTCGATCGTCGCGTTCGCGGTGCGTGAGGGCAATCCCAAGCAGATCAAAGACTGGGCCGATCTGGCGAAGCCGGGCGTCGAGGTGCTGACGCCCAATCCCAAGACCAGCGGCGGCGCGATGTGGAATATGCTGGCGCTCTACGGCGCGGCGCGGCGCGGCTTTGTGCAGGACGTGCCCAAGAACGACGACGCAGCCGCGACGACGTTTCTCAAGGCGGTGCTCAAAAACGTGAGCGTCCTCGACAAAGGCGCGCGCGAGAGCATCACCAACTTCGAGAAAGGTGTCGGCGATATCGCGATCACCTACGAAAACGAGGTGCTGGTCGCGCAGCAGAGCGGCGAGAAGATGGATCTGGTTATCCCGCGCTCGACGATCCTGATCGAAAATCCGATCGCGCTGGTCGATACCTACGTGGACAAGCACGGCACGCGCGAGGTGGCGGAGGGGTTCTTGGAGTTCCTCTACAGCCAGGAGGCGCAGCAGGTCTTCGCCGAGTACGGCCTGCGCTCGCTCGATCAGCAGGTTGCCAAAGCTACCGCCGATCGCTATCCGGCGGTCGAGGATCTGTGGACGGTACAGGAGTTTGGCGGCTGGGCGAAAGCCACGCCCGATTTCTTTGGCGAGAGCGGGACCTACACGCGCGCTATCGCCGAGGTGCAAGGCCAATGA
- the cysT gene encoding sulfate ABC transporter permease subunit CysT, translating to MTTLTSTRPYPIKEPSARPWGRWSVRAVALTYLTVMLILPLAVIVRYGLQDGLRGIWESLTQPVAWHALKLTLWTAAIMALINAVMGTLTAYVLVRYTFPGKALLNGVIDLPFAIPTLVTGVTLVVLYGPQSALGSWLDRALGLRIIFAPPGIILALLFVAFPFVVRTVQPVLEALDRDQEEAAATLGAGAWTIFRRVTLPPLAMPLISGTLLSFARAIGEFGAIVIVAGNLPLRSQTAAVYVYGEIEAGNQRDASAISVVMLAIAFALVLLVDYLQPRSARRAQEEPR from the coding sequence ATGACCACACTTACGTCAACTCGCCCGTATCCGATCAAGGAGCCGTCGGCGCGGCCCTGGGGCCGCTGGAGCGTGCGCGCGGTCGCGCTGACCTACCTGACGGTTATGCTGATCCTGCCGCTGGCGGTGATCGTGCGCTACGGCTTGCAGGACGGACTACGCGGCATCTGGGAGTCGCTCACGCAGCCAGTCGCGTGGCACGCCCTGAAGCTCACGCTGTGGACCGCCGCGATCATGGCGCTGATCAATGCGGTGATGGGCACGCTCACGGCCTATGTGCTGGTGCGCTACACCTTTCCGGGCAAGGCGCTGCTCAACGGCGTGATCGATCTGCCGTTTGCGATCCCGACGCTGGTCACGGGCGTGACGCTGGTGGTGCTGTACGGGCCGCAGAGCGCCCTCGGCTCCTGGCTCGACCGGGCGCTTGGCCTGCGGATCATCTTCGCGCCGCCGGGGATCATCCTGGCGCTGCTCTTCGTGGCCTTTCCCTTCGTGGTGCGCACGGTGCAGCCGGTGCTGGAAGCGCTCGATCGCGATCAGGAGGAGGCGGCGGCCACGCTTGGCGCGGGCGCGTGGACCATCTTCCGGCGGGTGACGCTGCCACCGCTGGCGATGCCGCTGATCAGCGGCACGCTGCTCAGCTTTGCCAGAGCGATCGGCGAGTTCGGCGCGATCGTGATCGTCGCGGGCAATCTGCCGCTGCGCTCGCAGACGGCGGCGGTCTATGTCTATGGCGAGATCGAGGCGGGCAACCAGCGCGACGCGAGCGCGATCTCGGTGGTGATGCTGGCAATCGCCTTTGCGCTGGTGCTGCTGGTCGATTATCTTCAGCCACGGAGCGCCCGGCGCGCGCAGGAGGAGCCGCGATGA
- a CDS encoding sulfate ABC transporter permease subunit, with product MSTMIDAHSARPATTLEIWRRRVLIGIVVGYMALLILAPIGALIAGAFAEGIGAMFGALSDPDVLSAFWRTLLIAGIVIVVHVICGTAVAWVLVRHRFPGRRLLNALIDLPFAVSPVIAGLMLILLFGRRGLFAPLIETTGIQIAFALPGMIIATLFVTLPFMVRELMPVLEAFGIEQEQAAATLGASGWQSFRLVTFPALRWGFIYGLTLTFARALGEFGAVLVVSGGVQGRTETATMYVFRALDERQYTGAYSAALVLGLFSLLLVLGAELLRRRER from the coding sequence ATGAGCACGATGATCGATGCGCATAGCGCGCGTCCGGCGACGACGCTTGAGATCTGGCGGCGGCGCGTGCTGATCGGCATTGTCGTCGGCTACATGGCGCTGCTGATTCTGGCCCCGATCGGTGCGCTGATCGCCGGGGCGTTCGCGGAGGGCATTGGCGCGATGTTCGGCGCGCTGAGCGATCCCGACGTGCTATCGGCCTTCTGGCGCACGCTGCTGATCGCGGGCATTGTGATCGTCGTCCATGTGATCTGCGGCACCGCTGTAGCCTGGGTGCTGGTGCGGCATCGCTTTCCCGGTCGGCGGCTGCTCAACGCGCTGATCGATCTGCCCTTCGCGGTATCGCCGGTGATCGCGGGCCTGATGCTGATTCTGCTCTTTGGGCGGCGTGGCCTGTTCGCGCCGCTGATCGAGACAACCGGCATCCAGATCGCCTTTGCGCTGCCGGGCATGATCATCGCGACGCTCTTCGTCACGCTGCCGTTCATGGTCCGCGAGCTGATGCCGGTGCTTGAGGCGTTCGGGATCGAGCAGGAGCAGGCCGCCGCCACGCTCGGCGCGAGCGGCTGGCAAAGCTTCCGGCTGGTGACGTTTCCGGCGCTGCGCTGGGGCTTTATCTACGGCCTGACGCTGACGTTTGCCCGCGCACTGGGCGAGTTCGGCGCGGTGCTGGTGGTGAGCGGCGGCGTGCAGGGCCGCACCGAGACGGCGACGATGTACGTCTTTCGCGCGCTTGACGAGCGGCAGTATACTGGGGCGTATAGCGCGGCGCTGGTGCTGGGGCTGTTTTCGCTCCTGCTGGTGCTGGGCGCTGAGCTGCTGCGGCGCAGGGAGCGCTGA
- a CDS encoding ATP-binding protein: protein MQNLIRRLRLSTLLIGLNVGLLLLAVTGVAFVAVRLLQQLADEQALARVSQAGLIARQEIVLTGDDALTSARLLAERPTLHRMLRNDDAPALATFLAQFQQTSQLSGSAVLRDGRIVARSGADLPWSAIWAARQHDEMRFLHPAQPDDPLILGAWASLPEQPGSFVIVAHLLDATFAQALSAELSLPTAIVNRQTARTSAPPHAALREQTLTTGEPAAARIDAQSRYVAVVPVRAFGSDTVGLVEITMPTSSVTRSLQKLVQTLLVLALLVTTLAALASLLIGRRLGQPLQALTVSAERIGHGDLATPVPVASGAEIGTLATTLDEMRRHLLQLTADLRRQQAEAQAIVTGIVEGVFTVDRQRRIRYLNPQAAALLGVEAHAAIGRFCGDVLNPQGPGGVRPCEEQCPIVHARFRGGARATEHLLLRDGQRRTVVITSAQPEEEQQVQVLRDETEIEATRRLRDSVLANISHEFRTPLSAQLASIELLLDQLPDLTIDQIGHLVLALQRGTLRLTQLIDNLLESARIESGQSTIRHRPVALDEVVESALELAHPLIDQRGQDVVVELPYPLPVISGDAPRLTQVFVNLLANANKFAPPGSTIRIGGAVDRTTVTLWVQDQGPGMPQHAGPALFGRFVRSSDEEPEQSGVGLGLWITKSIVERHGGRIAVQSADSGTRIEVILPQEQTHETISR from the coding sequence ATGCAGAATCTCATCCGCCGGTTACGCCTCAGCACGCTGCTCATCGGCCTGAACGTTGGGCTGCTGCTGCTGGCTGTCACCGGCGTTGCCTTTGTGGCCGTGCGGCTGCTTCAGCAGCTTGCCGATGAGCAGGCCTTGGCCCGTGTCTCGCAGGCCGGGCTGATCGCCCGCCAGGAGATCGTGCTGACCGGAGACGATGCGCTGACCTCGGCGCGGCTGCTGGCGGAGCGGCCCACGCTGCACCGCATGCTCCGGAACGACGACGCACCGGCTCTGGCGACGTTTCTCGCGCAGTTCCAGCAGACCAGCCAGCTTAGCGGCAGCGCCGTGCTCCGTGATGGGCGAATCGTCGCGCGGAGCGGCGCGGACCTGCCGTGGAGCGCGATCTGGGCGGCCCGGCAGCATGACGAGATGCGCTTCCTCCACCCGGCACAGCCCGACGATCCACTGATCCTCGGCGCGTGGGCCAGCCTTCCCGAACAGCCCGGCAGCTTCGTGATCGTCGCGCATCTGCTCGATGCGACCTTTGCCCAGGCGTTGAGCGCCGAGCTAAGCCTGCCCACGGCGATCGTCAACCGGCAAACAGCACGGACGAGCGCTCCGCCACATGCCGCGCTGCGCGAGCAGACGCTTACAACCGGCGAGCCAGCCGCAGCGCGCATCGACGCGCAGAGCCGCTACGTCGCGGTTGTGCCCGTGCGCGCGTTTGGCAGCGATACGGTGGGACTGGTCGAGATTACGATGCCGACCAGCAGCGTTACCCGCTCGCTGCAAAAGCTGGTCCAGACGCTACTCGTGCTGGCGCTGCTGGTGACTACGCTGGCGGCGCTGGCAAGCTTGCTGATCGGGCGACGGCTCGGACAGCCGCTTCAGGCGCTAACCGTCTCGGCGGAGCGGATCGGACACGGCGATCTGGCAACGCCGGTGCCGGTCGCTTCGGGGGCGGAGATCGGCACACTGGCGACGACGCTCGACGAGATGCGGCGGCATCTGCTTCAGCTTACCGCCGATCTGCGGCGGCAGCAGGCGGAGGCTCAGGCGATCGTCACGGGCATCGTCGAGGGCGTCTTTACCGTGGACCGCCAGCGCCGCATCCGCTATCTCAATCCCCAGGCCGCCGCGCTGCTTGGCGTCGAGGCGCACGCGGCGATCGGGCGCTTCTGCGGCGATGTGCTCAATCCTCAAGGTCCCGGCGGCGTGCGGCCCTGTGAGGAGCAGTGCCCGATCGTCCATGCGCGCTTCCGTGGCGGCGCGCGCGCGACCGAGCATTTGCTGCTGCGCGACGGACAGCGCCGAACGGTGGTGATCACCAGCGCGCAGCCAGAGGAGGAGCAGCAGGTGCAGGTGTTGCGCGACGAGACTGAGATCGAGGCGACGCGGCGGCTGCGCGATAGCGTGCTGGCGAATATCTCGCACGAGTTCCGCACGCCGCTGTCGGCGCAGCTTGCCTCGATCGAGCTGCTGCTCGATCAACTCCCCGATCTGACGATCGATCAGATCGGCCATCTGGTGCTGGCGCTCCAGCGCGGCACGCTGCGTCTGACGCAACTGATCGATAATCTGCTGGAGAGCGCACGCATCGAGTCGGGCCAGTCCACGATCCGCCACCGGCCCGTCGCGCTGGACGAGGTCGTCGAGTCGGCGCTTGAGCTGGCGCATCCGCTGATCGATCAGCGCGGCCAGGATGTGGTCGTCGAATTACCATATCCGCTGCCGGTGATCTCCGGCGACGCGCCGCGCCTGACGCAGGTCTTCGTCAATCTGCTGGCGAACGCCAACAAATTCGCGCCGCCCGGCTCGACGATTCGGATCGGCGGCGCGGTCGATCGGACGACCGTCACGCTGTGGGTGCAAGATCAGGGGCCGGGCATGCCGCAGCATGCCGGGCCTGCGCTCTTCGGGCGTTTCGTGCGCTCCTCCGACGAGGAGCCGGAGCAGAGCGGCGTGGGCCTCGGCCTGTGGATCACTAAGTCGATCGTCGAGCGCCACGGCGGGCGGATTGCGGTTCAGAGCGCCGATAGCGGCACGCGCATCGAGGTTATCTTGCCGCAGGAGCAGACCCATGAAACTATTAGTCGTTGA
- a CDS encoding response regulator transcription factor, translating into MKLLVVDDDLELQGLIGFALRQAGYLVLTADDGPGALAVFEREQPDLVILDVNLPGLSGFEVCRRIRADSTTPIMMLTVRSGEEDIVHGLDLGADDYLAKPFSPRTLLARVRALLRRSEIERPAPLSAGDLHLNVEDQTARIGSSPPIRLTNLEFRLLQYLLANATHTIPAERLTSHVWGYRGVGDRQLLKQLVHRLRQKIERSPTEPQYIITVAGIGYMLQPGRQQ; encoded by the coding sequence ATGAAACTATTAGTCGTTGACGACGATCTGGAGCTACAGGGCTTGATCGGCTTCGCGCTGCGCCAGGCTGGCTATCTCGTGCTCACAGCCGACGACGGGCCGGGCGCACTGGCCGTGTTCGAGCGCGAGCAGCCCGATCTGGTGATCCTTGACGTGAATCTGCCGGGGCTGAGCGGCTTCGAGGTCTGCCGCCGCATTCGCGCGGATTCTACCACGCCGATCATGATGCTGACGGTCCGCAGCGGCGAGGAAGATATAGTCCACGGGCTGGATCTGGGCGCGGACGACTATCTCGCCAAGCCGTTCAGCCCGCGTACGCTGCTGGCTCGCGTGCGCGCGCTGCTGCGCCGGTCCGAGATCGAGCGCCCCGCGCCGCTCTCCGCAGGCGATCTGCATCTCAACGTCGAAGATCAGACGGCTCGCATCGGCAGCAGCCCCCCGATTCGCCTGACCAACCTCGAATTCCGGCTGCTGCAATACCTGCTGGCGAACGCCACGCATACGATCCCCGCCGAGCGGCTGACCAGCCATGTGTGGGGCTATCGCGGCGTCGGCGATCGGCAGCTGCTCAAGCAGCTTGTGCATCGTCTGCGCCAGAAGATCGAGCGCAGCCCGACCGAGCCGCAGTATATCATCACCGTCGCCGGGATCGGCTACATGCTCCAGCCGGGCAGGCAGCAGTAG